ACGAGTGTAGATTATAGTATTAAAATTATTACCCTAATGTCATACACAATGTACAGTATTTCGTCACCTTGAAATTAAAAGGCTCTGTCTTCATTTTGCATTCCGTTTAGCAAagaatatgtgtgtaacagttctctttcatacaataacatgacagagaccctaaatatactttaaatgtaCACCACCGGTCAAAGGTTTGGTGTCAgttgaatttttaaatgttttaaaataagcttatcctgctcaccaaggctgcatttatttaattaaaaacaccgaacgaattgtaaaattgtgaaatgttattatactataaaataataaatgtagttCAAAAGTAGTAATTAAAtagttataattaaataatttattccagtgattttaaagttgaattttcagcttcataactctagtcttcagagtcacgatccttcagaaatcactctaacatgtgttattattattgttattattaatatttttattaataattgtattagtAATGCAAGCaacaatgactggagtaataatttcattaaaaattacATACAATAATTATGCagttatttcaaaatgtaataaatatttaacaattattttacatgtaatgaatgccgccttgatgagcagaaaaattttctttaaaaaaaaaaaaaaaaaaacatgaaaaaaactccaacgacttttgaccagtagtgtaaattatcaaagttctcatAAATTTGAAAATTTGTGTAaacaacgaaacaaaacaaaaaaacatggcaaatgcagatagaaccttctaattcaaaaaagtcattttccgcttggaattataaggttctacctggcagatcattaattgaagcattacttttcgacaaatacaatcagtctgcttattaactgattaaaaaaaagaattggtgttgtaacaatatgttgatgtttgagaaagtaaAATATTAGCTTTATATAACACTTATTTAAAGTTTTAgggtgaatattttttttcttgttcaaattaagcatacaaggctgtgctaaatattttgtccagtgcagatgctaattttatgtaattaatatggtaatgtttatttaattatatgctttatatgatttattgaattatttaaattaagttttatcaaataaaattttattattttctttctttctggtcttttccGCTGTCAACACAGCAGTCCGGCGGAATGACAacgatcctgattggtccttgtgcGTGCATTCTAAATGCTGATTGACtaacagaaagaaccttatagaccCAAGTTAAGAGTTCGACTTTGTAGCTAAAATCTTTTTtggtgttttaaataaaaagtcttaaaatgtaaaaaacttacACAGAAACattacataatgtaaataagttttcatttaatgagaatatatgaacaaaaatgtcagatagaaccttataattctatgGTGACAATGTAATTATGACATTAGGGTAAGAATCATTTTGGAtgaattttatacaatttttagaATTTTTCACAATTATACAAATACAGGCTTAATTTTTGAAATAGCTTGAACTGCAAGTATTTTAATGGTGGTCTCATGACTGATTGTGAATAAGGTGTGCATTACCATAATAAGCTTGTCACATAAATAATTGACTGCATGAGttctgaatgctattggtttatgGGATTCAATGTTAAGTTAAGGCCATCCCTTGATCTGcacttacagtatatatatgcgtgtgtcaCAGGTTGTAGCCATTAGAACCATTGCTCAGTATCAGCAATGGCACAAATTTATGCAACTCTCCTTACATTGTGTCTTCTACTGTATATTGGGGTGCAATGTCAATCTAACAACAAATATAAGTGTATCTATCAAGGAGATGATGATACTTACAGCTTTTACCAGGGTGGAGATTTAGTTTTGGGAGGGATTTTTCCTTTGCATTCCAGCACAATAccacagtttttttcttttactacCAAACCCAAGTTAATTCAATATAAATTGTACGTGATGGTTTTATCTTTTGATATATGTATAGTTATATAAAGcagctttttgttttgttaatgcaTTTACCACAAATGTGCAATGTTTGTACAGCTTTACCCCTCGAGCTCTGAGGTGGATGCAAACAATGATCTTTGCTGTGAGAGAAATAAACCAACGTCAAGATCTTTTACCAAACCTGTCTCTGGGCTACCACATCAGGGACAGCGGTGATGATATACCAGTGTCAGTGAAGAGGTCTCTTCTTCTGGTCAATGGACAGCCAGAGAAGGGCAGTGGACAGAGCTGTGAAGACATACAAAAGCAGCCGAGTCCTGTAATCGTGGGAGAGGCGTCATCAGGCGTGTCCATGGCTGTTCTGAGAACTCTAGGCACCTTTCAAATACCCTTAGTAAATTAAAAGCTTAAATattatctttaatattttaatagatacatTACCTTCACCTTATTAATGCATATTGTGATCTTTATTCATATTCTGATTATTATCAACATAACTTCTGGTCAAATATAAACTAACAAACAACAGCATATTTGTGCTCATGTTCCATTTCCGCCCACACAGAATGTGTTACATAAGGaagtgttaatattattaaaaatagatttatGTCTGGTACATGGTATGACTTTTAATTATCTATATTGCACTACTAATCTCAAATATGTGCTTTTAATTTTCCAGGTGAGCTACTTTGCATCCTGCTCTTGTCTCAGTAACAAAAGGGAGTTTCCAGCATTCATGCGCACAATGCCAAGTGATCTATTTCAGATTAAAGCTTTAGTAAAACTTGTGAATTATTTTAAGTGGACATGGATTGGGGTTATCGGTGTGGATACAGACTATGCTCGATTTGCCATCCAGCTCTTTTTGAAAGAGTCTGAAAAATTTTATATTTGTCCTGCCTATGTTCACATTTATCCTGTTGCACTTACTCAAAATACAGTTGAGGAACTTGTGAAAATTTTAAAATCATCTTCTGCTAGAGTCATACTAAATTTCTCTGTGGACTCTTATCTCTATGGTGTTCTAAAAGAGTGCAGACGGCAAAATGTCACACATCTGCAGTGGATCGCCAGTGAGGCATGGGCCACATCAAAAGTCCTCTGGGATGATTTTGGTGATCTGTTAAAGGGAACACTGGGCTTTGCCATACGGAGAGCTGATATCCCACATCTTGGCAGTTATCTCAGATTAGTAAGTAGTTCTGTTGCTCAGACCTCccatttttttacagaattttggGAAGAGACTTTCCATTGCAGACTAAATGGGTCCCTAAACACTCATGTACATGAAGAAGCATCTCACAACTGGCCAGCCTGCAATGGTAGTGAAACTCTAGATAATGTGTATACTCTTTATTCTGATGTGTCACAACTCAGAGTCTCCTACAATGTTTACAAAGCTGTGTATCTCATAGCACATGCACTGCATGACATGAGCACATGCATCCCAGGAAAAGGCCCATTTCAGAATGGGACATGTGGGAGTCTGTATCAAATTTCGCCATGGCAGGTGTGTATTACgtcaatttttttacattctcTGCCAGTTTTGTTCATTAATTATCAGATAGTataaaattattcaattattttgctTTGATTTTCTCCCAAAATTCACCTAAGCTTTTGTACTATATGAAACAAACCAACTTCACAACACTCGGAGAAGAGGTCCGGTTTGATATGAATGGGGATCCTATTGCATCCTATGATCTGATGAACTGGCAAAGAGAATCTAATGGCTCCCTTCAGCTTGTCAGGGTGGGAATCTATGATGCTTCCTTCAAAGATGACAGAGACCTAGTGATAGATGAGTCAATAATTATGTGGCACAGAGGGGAGAAGGTGTGTGCTATCCCACGAATCACCAGATATTGCTGGCTGTTTTTGCTTTTCCTTAATCTTTACCTAACATTCATGGTGGAACTAAAGAGaactataatatttaataatattaaatggtaATGTGAATGCAACTTGAATGCAACATTTTATGCCTAAATCATGTTCTGGTATATACACTTTTTTGTAGATTTACAACATTTGCGCCATtggtcatttcattcatttacaaacacaaaatatttatctAATAAAAAGTTATATGCGCTTTCATAAGTTTCACAGTGTAGTGTTTTTCTACTGCTTGTTCCCATGTGATCATTAGGCACCAGAATCATTGTGCAGTAAAAGCTGTCTGCCAGGCTCTAGGAAAGCCAGGCAAAAAGGAAAGCCAGTCTGCTGCTTTGACTGTATATCATGTGCTGAAGGAGAGATCAGTAATCAGACAGGTGTGAATTTCCTGACAGCTTCTCTCTTAATGGCATTCTGAGAAGAAAGGAAAATTGCTATTTTATGGTCCCATTTTCTCCAATGTTTCCACAGACTCAAATGATTGCCTGACATGTTCCAAGGAAACATGGCCTAACCAAGCCCAAGACCAGTGCATCCCCAAAACATTAGAGTTTTTGTCCTTTCAGGAGCCCTTGGGAATAATTCTTTGGGCATTTTCAGCATTTGGGGCCTGTGCAGCATTAGCAGTACTCTGTGTGTTTGTAATGTATAGGAAGACTCCAGTCATACGAGGAAACAATATAGAGTTAAGTTTCCTTCTCCTCTTGTTCCTCTGTGCTTGTTTTTTGATTGGCCTCACATTTTTAGGAAAGCCCACTGATTGGCTGTGCCAAATTCGCTATCCAGCTTTTGGAATCAGCTTTACGCTCTGTATTTCATGCATCTTGGCAAAAACTGTAGTCGTTTTAATGGCTTTCAGGGCCACCATCCCGGGCAACAATGTCATGAAGTGGTTTGGACCTGTTAAACAAAGATCAAGTGTTATCCTGTGCACATTTCTGCAAGCAATTATTTGCATCATATGGTTAACAACTAAGCCCCCTATTGCTTCATATAACAGCAAGTTCCTTAGTGCAACTATAATTGTTGAATGTTCTGTTGGATCTGAAGTTGGATTTTGGTGTGTTCTCGGATATATTGGCTTCCTATCTTCCTTGTGTTTCTTCTTGGCATTTTTGGCCAGAAAATTGCCAGACAACTTTAATGAGGCTAAATTCATCACATTCAGCATGCTCATATTTTTTGCTGTGTGGATAACCTTCATCCCAGTGTATGTGAGCTCAAGCGGAAAGTATATGGTTGCTGTCCATGTCTTTGCTATTCTAGCTTCCGCCTTTGGTCTTTTAATGTGTATATTTGCTCCTAAATGTTATGTTGTATTACTGAAACCAGAGAGAAATGACAAAAAGAGTATGATGaagaaatagaaataaaaccacttttttgttttcaaaaatgatgCCACCCCATTTTAAAACAGGTACTATAGAAAGATGTgacttaattataaaaaaatttttttaaagcaattcttacagttgttattatatatatctaCAAATTtaatcagatgtttttttttgtgaataaaacTAATGAACAAATAACAAAATTCATCAAAGAGGCaagtaaaaaagacaaaaaaatcaagaaagataatagataatataaattcaTCAATTGTTTAGGAAAGGACAGATATAACAGAGGcaagttaaaaatatatgtttttgagtgaaagtgtttttatttttttcattactgcTTAAAGAAGAGGcataaagtaatttttaaaaacatattttggtcACATTACCACACAAAAAAAGAGCCTTACAAATATTGGACTGGACAGATTGGACATGTATATGAAAACATAACTGGTGTGCTAGATTCTGTTTGTTGTATAACTGAAATTTAAGAATTGACATTTGTCATCAAAAAGTGATGCACATGCACAACAAAGATTATTAATATCAATCAAAGAATATTTTACTCTATTTACACATGACTGCAGCAAACATATTTTatcatgatacattttattttattatcaaataCTAACATATATCATTCACCTCTTCCTCAGTTtgacaataaaaatgtaattgtttttaacaaAATGATATATTTGATGATTCCAAATCTGTACTACTGGCTAGTAGAAAAGTCCTTAGCATCAGTTTGAAGACTTGAAAATGTTTACGATTGAGTTATATTTTTCACCACATCATTCAGTGGGAAAACACCAGAACGAGATGAACCACTGGCTCAGTTTACCCCAGAGCGTGTGGCTCACCTAGCTTGGTCACAAATTCAGACAAATATGTTAATAAGCAATATGCATATTTTAAACACTGGTACATCACCAACATGCATCATGTATatgatttatattgtgatatatttgtTTAGATGAAGTAGCTATTAGTAGTGCTATGATAAAATTGTACTTTGACAAGCCAAAATTCTTCTTTTCACAGTCTGTCAAAAATGTGGCTGCAAATGTCTGGTCACATGACAATACAATTAATGATTGCCTAGATACAAGTGATAGGGTCAGTTTACCCACTAGCTCATTTTACCCTAATCTCCTCAATACTGTACCATGGCTGCTATTTCTGCACTTGTTAAGCCATGATGGACATTCCATTTCTGGCATGCGCTGCACGcagcagaccaatcacaacagactggatcAGACCAATCAGTTTTTTTAGCATCATGCAAAGGAGTTTGGAAaaattttatcactgaaaaaatcatATTATTTGATTTATGTATGATATCACTAACAAAACATAGCATAAGACAATGCGTTTTTTGTCTTCCATACATGTCAGCCTGTTGGTGGGGACttccaaaatcaaaatattaacttttttataattaaattaatctttatttctatagggctttttacaatgtagactgtgtcaaagcaatttaacatagataaaaaaaataataacacaaatctataaaaaaaattataatttggaACAAAAATGTAGCAAATCAAGCTTGCATGAAAGTAGTGATAGAATGTGTTGGAATAGTTCTagttaaattaaaactgatttagttcagtttagtatgAGTGTTGCTGACTATTGTAACGTGAAGTGACGCTGACAAGGGAGttcggatccaaacgcaggtttgaGAATGGTTAGGCAAGCAACGGACACAATCAGGAGCAAGCAGACGTATGTAGGCAAATCCTACATACGTAGAGTCATAGTCAAAAACACAGGCAATGGGTCTGTACAGGCAGCAGGcaaggtaaacaaacaaacaaggcaagaCCAGGCAAAGGAAATGTGTCAAAGTTcacaaacagataaacaagactcagcaatgagagtgtcaaagtgagccatatgtgtgtgtaatcagtccatgagcagcatcagcAGTATGTGTGTTGCATAACGACGAGATgattccaaggtttccatatcctggaccaggccgtattctgagcagctactgtggtggtgatggaggagtggagaacatgagactgattcttgtgacgctccagggacagacgagtcttcgctgaagccagcttccagcctccgccactgagactgcagctctgcacaagacgtttggccagcggagaaattaaaatgggcgtctggtttctctcaaggtttttttttcttcactttcgctaaTTAGTGaaattttttttccctctgtcGCCACTgtcttgcatggttcgggatctgtagagctgcgcatcgttggatttgctcttcagtatttggactctcagtagtgatttttaaaccacactgaactgagctaaactgaactgaacttaaacactaaaaactgaactacactgttccaatttactatgaccttttatgtgaagctgctttgacacaatctacattatataagcgctatacaaataaaggtgaattgaattgaataactggatcttgtagtccatataccagcagatttgtagttctccagctatctgcatgggctagatcgctggtgaccgcAACAGAGCCTCCAGGCTTCCAGACGCTCCCACTGCAGTCCAGGAGGGAGGTAAAGCAGAGGTGGAACAGGGGGCGGGACAGAGGGCCAAGACCATGCAGCGGAGGTGTACCTGGATtgtggagctgcagagggcctggagcgtggagctgaaGTAAGTTTGGGGGATTTGGTTTAGCAGGCACAGGCGGGTCATACAGGtacagtgggtcaggaggctctgGTTCAAGAAGCACTGGCAGTTTAtctaaccccagtgggtcagaagGTTTTGGTTCAGGGGTCACTGGCAGTTAATTTAAccacagtgggtcaggaggcactGTTAGTTCATCTTACCCCAGTGGGTCTGGATGCCTTGGTTCAGGAGACACAGGCAGTTTGTATAACCCCAGTGGATCAGCAGGCTTTGGTTCAGCAGGCACAGGCAGTTCAtataaccccagtgggtcaggaagTGCTGAGAAGTCACACTGCTCTGGGAAGTCAAATGGCTCTGGTGGCTCTGGGAAGTCACATGGCTCTGGTGGCCATTCATGGAACCCTGGTGGTGGCTCTGGCCTTCCGTGGGAATCAGGTAGAGGCTCTGGCCATTCAAGGGATTCAGGAGAATCTGGTACCCCTAACCAATCGAGGAATTCAGGAGGATCTGGCACCCCTGTCCATTCAAGGGATTCTGGAGGATCTGGTGTCCGCCATTCGGGGGATTTGATGTCTGATGTTCGAAGACTTCAGAGGGGTTAAGCGCCCGCCATTCAAGGGATTCAAAGAGTTTTGGTGGCGTCGACTCTGGTGGcagcagctctggaggatctggcagctctggcagtaacagTTCCggtggtggcagcagctctggcaactcAGGTGGTGGTGTCCATTCTTGTGGCTCATGTGATGGCATTTCAGGAACAGAAACAATAGCAGGAACAGATTCGAAACAGGAAGCCATCTCGTCAGCTGGTGACAGATTGGCCCTTACCATcatgtgagctggaggactggaggcagCCATTTTGTGAGCAGGAGGACTGGAGGTAGCCATTTTGTGAGCTGGAGGAATGGAGGCAGCCtttttgtgagctggaggacaggaggtggccatcttgtgagctggaggcgGCAAAGTGCAAGGTCAATGTATATTTCTAAAGTCTAGTGGGGTTCATGCAATGGCATGGACAAATAAAGAAGCTCAGAGGAACAGCCACGGAAAAATATCATTACACATAGCTCACTCATAGATGTAAGATGTGCCAGTTTGATGAATTCCTCCACATACTCCTTTATAGACCGGGCTTCCTGGCAAAGACGTATGATTTTAATACCCCCTGGATCCATATTTTTTGCTGTGTTTGCTTgaatccaaacgcaggtttattgagaatggtTAGGCAAGCAACTGTCACAATCAGATGTATGTAGGCAAATCCCGAGTCGTAGTCAAAACCACAGGTGATGGGTCAgtacagacaaacaaacaaacaaggcgaagGTCAGAAACAAGACAAGGCAAAGGAAATGTGTCGTGAAGTTcacaaacagataaacaagactcagcaatgagggTGTCAAAGTGAGCCATATATATGTGTTTAATGagtccatgagcagcatcagctgtgggagtgtaatcaatagagacttggagcaggtgtgtgtgtgttgcatgattggatcttgtagtccatataccagcagatttgtagttttccagcgatctgcatgggctagatcgctggtgactctGACAACTATACTGTAGGGGAACCAACAGTTTTAGCCTAAAAATAACCAGTCtgacagatgaagaagagccggagtcagataTTGGATTAAAAAactaaagtttactgaagatagttagcagtttcatcagcagaagccagcttcaacactctcaAAAAGAGTTTGTTGGTTGCTTtgcttacaatctcaaaacaacAAAACTCTCACATAATGTTATTAACTGCATCATACATATCCCATACAGCACACATACTTTGGGCCAATGTCGGCCGAAGCGTGAAACGTCAGCCCTGTTAACTCTAACATCTATTTATGGTCAGCCAAACATAGGCATGATAATTATCTAGTAATCtagtattattttactagatatttttcaagacacttctatacagcttaaaatgacatttaaaggcttaactaggttaactaggcaggttaggataattaggcaagttaaaacaatggtttgtctgtagacttttgaaaaaaaaaataacttaagggcctaataattgaccttaaaatttttcttttttttttaaactaaaaactgcttttttctaggtgaaataaaacaaataagactttatctagaagaaaaatatattatcagacatactgtgaaaatttccttgctctgctaaacataatttgggaaatatttaaaagagaaaaaaaattcaaaggcggtttaataattctgatttcaactgtgccTACTTTAAGCCTTTGTATGACCCATGCcagattttgtcattttaaagcaATTTACAAGGATCTTAGTTACTTCAGAATTACAATTAAACCTTGGCTGGAGCTGGTCTCTGCAGGATGGAAGCTGTTTAGAAGCAAGGTTGGCATCATTCGATAACAATGACAAATTTGCACTTTAAAACTGTTTTGCTCTGCCTGATCTTCCAATTCTCTGTCAGGGTCCAGCCATGCCAAGTTCATAGACAACATTTTGTATGGCCCAATTTTAGTCATCAAAATGCAAACATTTTGGTTCTAGACAAAAGCTTCACTATGGCCTGGTGATGCTTTCCCCAAGACTGGAAAAGATGTGCAAGTGACCAGAGGTTCTACACCCAAATCTAGACGGCTTGTGCGAAGGGCCGGAAAAGGTGCAATGGGAAGAAGTGCTGTGCAGGAGGCTGGAGGAGCTACTTTCAAATCTAGAGGGTTTGTGCAAAAGGCTGGAAAAGGTGCAATAGAATGAAGTG
The window above is part of the Danio aesculapii chromosome 18, fDanAes4.1, whole genome shotgun sequence genome. Proteins encoded here:
- the LOC130245615 gene encoding extracellular calcium-sensing receptor gives rise to the protein MAQIYATLLTLCLLLYIGVQCQSNNKYKCIYQGDDDTYSFYQGGDLVLGGIFPLHSSTIPQFFSFTTKPKLIQYKFFTPRALRWMQTMIFAVREINQRQDLLPNLSLGYHIRDSGDDIPVSVKRSLLLVNGQPEKGSGQSCEDIQKQPSPVIVGEASSGVSMAVLRTLGTFQIPLVSYFASCSCLSNKREFPAFMRTMPSDLFQIKALVKLVNYFKWTWIGVIGVDTDYARFAIQLFLKESEKFYICPAYVHIYPVALTQNTVEELVKILKSSSARVILNFSVDSYLYGVLKECRRQNVTHLQWIASEAWATSKVLWDDFGDLLKGTLGFAIRRADIPHLGSYLRLVSSSVAQTSHFFTEFWEETFHCRLNGSLNTHVHEEASHNWPACNGSETLDNVYTLYSDVSQLRVSYNVYKAVYLIAHALHDMSTCIPGKGPFQNGTCGSLYQISPWQLLYYMKQTNFTTLGEEVRFDMNGDPIASYDLMNWQRESNGSLQLVRVGIYDASFKDDRDLVIDESIIMWHRGEKAPESLCSKSCLPGSRKARQKGKPVCCFDCISCAEGEISNQTDSNDCLTCSKETWPNQAQDQCIPKTLEFLSFQEPLGIILWAFSAFGACAALAVLCVFVMYRKTPVIRGNNIELSFLLLLFLCACFLIGLTFLGKPTDWLCQIRYPAFGISFTLCISCILAKTVVVLMAFRATIPGNNVMKWFGPVKQRSSVILCTFLQAIICIIWLTTKPPIASYNSKFLSATIIVECSVGSEVGFWCVLGYIGFLSSLCFFLAFLARKLPDNFNEAKFITFSMLIFFAVWITFIPVYVSSSGKYMVAVHVFAILASAFGLLMCIFAPKCYVVLLKPERNDKKSMMKK